The DNA window AGGGCAACATCGGCGCCAACGCCGAAGGAACCCTCGCAGCCGGCCTGGACCTCGTGGACAACGGACGGTCGACGACCTTTTCGCTGTCGGCCAACAGTAACAATGGCAACCTGGCCCCGAACGGCATCCCGGGCGAGGTGACGCTCATTGAGCTGACCGACGGCATGACGTACGCACAGGTGTCCCTGCAGCCCGGCGGCGATGGCTCAACGGGCGCCGACGTCTCGCATCCGGCCCACATCCACAATAATTCGGACGGCAACATTGCGTACTACCTCAGTCCGATCGATGGGAAAGACACGGAGGCTCGGAGCGGTAAGCTCATCGGGGAATCGTATGACACGCTCGTTGGGTTCGACGGGTACGTCAACGTGCACGAGAGCATTCCGAACATCCAGTACATCGTCTCACAGGGCAACGTGAGTACTGGTAGCTAAGGACAAAGTCCTCAGTCGAGAGGGTCTTGCCCGCCCACCGTTCCGTCCGGAATGGAGGGCGGGCTTTTTTTGTGGGGGAGGCGCAGGCCACGTCCAGACGACGGCATTTTTGATTGTGAGTACTTCAGATGGGAGCCGGAGGCATCTCTCTCCATTACCCGCGCTGGTAGGTGCCCACGTGCTCCGCTTTTGTGGAGACGTGCCCGTCGAGGACGGTCATCACCTTGGCCCGATCGGCGCCGGCAGAAAGGTCGAGAGGCGAGGGGAGGGCGTACAGGGTGAAGACATACCGGTGCGTTTCGCCGATCGGAGGACAGGGGCCACCGTAGCCCACGTCCCCAAAGTCGTTCATGCCTTCTCGGGGCGTCAGGGACTCGGTGTCCACCCGAGGGTCTCCAGCACCATACGCTCGGGGCAAGGAGGTGACGCTCGGCGGGAGGTTGAAAAGAATCCAGTGTGTGAATGCACCGGTTCCCGGAGCATCGGGGTCGTCAACAACCAGGGCAAGGCTCTCGGTCGCCTTGGGAGGAGGACGCCACGACAAGGGAGGGGAGACGTCTTCCCCGTCGCAGGTATACTCTGCTGGAATGGAGGCAGCGGGGGCGAACGGAACGGAGGTAAACTGAAAATCGGACATGACGACTCAGCAGATTGGGCAAAAGAACCGATGAGAATCCGTCGCCAGACGCAACACCGTCTTGCTAGTGAAGAGGTCTGGAACGTCTCTTCATGGAAACTACATGTCCGCTCCAGCCAGTGTTTTTCGTTTTCAGTACCTCCGCCCGTTTTTCGGAAACGTTCAGAGATGGGATCGACCGCAGGGGCCGGTCCGACCCCGGAGGGCGTCGGCTCTCCTTGTTCGCGTAGGGAGGTCTTGCCGCTCGGTCGCTGAGAATGTTCAGTTCGGGACGCGCTTTCTCCGGGTGGTGGGAGAGATCGGCTCGCGGATCGACGCCCCGGTCGTACGTCATGCTCCGATTTGGGGCGTCCAGGTCGTCGTGCTTGGTCACCTCTTGTTGTCGACGATCCTCGCGAGAACGGAAATCGGTTCCTTTTCGTCTCTTTTCCGTCAGCGCACCTCTCGGGATCATGGATTGTTTTTCGTTGCGCGATCTGCTCGGCTCACCAGCCTATTCGCGTGCAGGAATTATTGCGGCCGTGCTTCTGCTGTTGGGAGGGACGAGCCTTCTTCGGGCTCAGACCATTACCGCCCTACATCCGGAAAGTGGGACGTCCGGCACGTCGGTGCGCATCTACGGAAGCGGCTTTGGGGCGACCCCGAGCGAGAACACTGTCCGATTTGCGGATGTCACGGCGCCAGTGGACAGTGTGGGGGATGGGGTTCTCTACGCCCGGGTTCCCAGCGGAATTAGTGGAGTCGTGTCGGTATCGGTCACGGTCGGGGGGAGCACGGGGGCCGCTGCACAGCGATTCTCGGTGGTAGCGGGCGGAGGGGGGCGCTTTGCGCCATTTGGAGCAGGCATCGCCGGGGTCCAGTACGGCGACGCTGATCTCGGAGACGTGAATGGCGATGGGCGCTTGGACCTCGTTGTGGTTGGCAGCGATGGGTCGGCTCCGTCGACTACTCTCTACCTCAATCAAGGAGGGGGCGACTTTACGGTGGCCGATGCGGGGCTCGTCGACGTGACAGGGCGCGACGGGACGGGGGCGTCAGTGGGGTTCGGGGACGTTGACAACGATGGCGCCCTTGATCTGCTCGTGGTTGGATCCGACGGAAGCATTCCGACCGCAACGCTCTATCTCAACGATGGAGCCGGGAATTTTTCGCCTGCAGGAGTCGGAATTGGAGGGGTGACGAACAGCTCGGCCGACATGGGGGATGTCGACAACGATGGGGATCTCGATCTTGTGGTTACGGGAGTGACGAGTGACAATATTCGGACCACCATGCTCTACATAAATCAAGGGGGAGGCGACCTCATCCAATCCGATGTGCAACTCCAGGGGGTGTCTGCAGGCACGTCTACGTTCGGAGACGTTGACAATGACGGCGATCTTGATCTGCTCGTGACGGGGCGCTCCGCTGAGGACAGCTACTCGACCACCCTCTACAAAAACGACGGCTCGGGGAACTTTACGGTTGCTGAGACGGGCCTGCCGGCCGTCGCACGTGGATCTGCCGACTTCGGGGACGTGGATGCGGACGGGGACCTCGACCTCGTCCTTACGGGGGAGCAAGCAGAGCAGTCGGGGTCCGCAATGCTTTTTGAGAATGACGGAACGGGCACCTTCACGCCGGCGAGCGAGCTACCTGCAGGTGTGGCGCTCGGCTCCTCCACCTTCGGCGATTTTGACGGGGATGGGGCGGCAGATCTAGTCCTCACGGGACGTGATGGGACGTCTACCCCAACGACACTTCTGTACAGAAATGCGGGGAAGGGAAGCTTTTCGCTTCATACCGATAGCCTCACGGCCGTTGAATACAGCACGTCGGATTGGGGGGATCTTGACGGGGATGGGACCCTGGATCTCGTGGTAACGGGCGACACGACAGGAGATGGAGGGCCAACGGCGACCCTCTACCAGAATGGGGGCGAATTCATCCCGCCCGCGATAGGGGTGGACTCATCGGCGTTGACCGACACCGTGGCCGCCGGCGAGTCGAGGACGCAGTCCATTCAGATTGAGAACATTGCTTCTGACTCGGCGGCCGCGGCCTTACAGTTCAATGCATTCGTGACGGCCTCCGATGGGGATAGCACGTCCAAGCTGCTCCGGGCAACGAGAAGAGTAGACGAGTGGCCGCTGCCGGTTGAGACGAGCGGTGAACCCGTTTCTTTCTCCCCGCCTGGACCCAAGTCGCACAGCGACGAGCCCCCGCTTTTTCTCGATGACCCCGTCGCGACTGACACCGCAACCGTCAATCTCGACCAGGTTCGAATGGGCATCTCCGGAGAGCAGATCAATGTGGTGTTGGAGCACGCTCAGCCGGTGGATACGAGCAACTACGCCTTCAGTCTGTCGTTTGACGTCGATCAGGATACCTCTACCGGTGTTGAGTATCAGGTCGTGGGGGCCGACCTTGGATCGGGGGGCATTTTCCTTTCTGAAACCACATCTGACGGGACCGTCACCGAGCTGCCGGTGGCAGTCGATAGCTCAGCCGTACACTTCTCGGTCCCGTTGTCCTTCATTGAAGGAACGCTGCCGATGAACGTAAGCGGTGCTGTCGGCACCTCCGATTATCCGAGTGACTGGTTTCCCAATCAGGGGAGTGCCCCGCTTGGAAGTGTGGAGTGGTTATCGCTGTCTCCCACCTCCGGGTCGTTGGATCCCGGCGTATCCGTGGAAATGGAGGCCACCATGACCACGGATGTGCTTCCTCCTGACACCACCGTTTACGGCGCAGTTCACATTTTGAGCAATGATCCTCTCCAGGAGAGTGTGGAGATTCCGGTTACCCTGCGGGTGAAGGGAGAGGCTGTTTTATCGGCTCGTCGCGACTCCGTGGCGATTGGGCGGGGGCAGGTCGGGACGAATGCATCGGAGGTGCGTCTCGTTTTTGAGAATACGGGAAGTGGGGAGGCTACCGGATTGACACTGACCCTCGACAATCGAGCGGACTACACAATTCTTGACGACACTGGGGAAGAAACGCTCCCCCCAGGAAGCACCCGTACGGCCCGGGTCGCCTTTCATCCTGATGAGGCAGGGACCGGACAGACCGCGGCGGTTACGCTGACATCGCCGGTGGGCACTCAGGCAACGACGGTGCTAACCGGGACGGGGGTCGATGCCCAGGTAACGACGCAGACCGATCGGGAGGCAGCTCCACGAGGAGAGCCGATCGGAATCTCCGTCACCCCGCAAGGTCCGTTCGAGCCCACGAGGCGTCGCCTCTACGCCCGTCAGGGGGGAGGGCAAGAGTATCAAGTGCAGACGGATTCGTCTCAGATTGCCGAGGCGCTCGTGACGAGGCAGGGAGTGGACTACTACGTGGTTCTCCAGGAGGGCGATTTTTCGGTTGTGGTGCCGGGAGGAACGGAGGCGGCCGCTCAGGACGATCCGTTTCACATGCCCGTCTCCTTCACGGAGTGGGCAGCCCCCTTTCAGATGCAGCCGCAGGCCTACCGGATGGTATCGGTGCCGGCGCGTCCGGCAGAGGGGATTCGGTCGGCTTTAGAGGCGGCCTACGGGGCCTACAACCCTGCCGAATGGCGACTGATGCGATGGGCACCGAGTGGTCGTGGGGAGGGGGCGGAGGGAGGGTACCGCGAGTATCCGCAGCTCGACTCCCTGCGGCCGGGGCAGGGCCTGTGGTTGATTACGTCGGGCGCCGACAGCCTTGCGGTAGGCGAGGGACGGACGGTCGATGCGTCGAAGCCACAGACGATCGTGCTGGCGCCGGGGTGGACGCAGATTGGGAATCCCTTCGGGTTTGCGGTGCCGTGGTCGGCGGTGCGGGCGGCGTCGGGGATCGACTCGACCCAGGTGGGAGCGCCGGTAGGGTATCGGACGGGGGAGGGCTACCGCTATGGGGAGCCGGTGCTGTCGGCGTGGGAGGGGTACTTTTTGCACAACCGGGGATCTCAACCGGACACGCTGGTTGTGCCGCCAGTGGGGGCCACCACGACCGAGGGCGGCATGCAGCAGACGCGCGGACGGTCGGTGGGCCCGGAGGCGCTGGCGGGCACCGGTCGGCTCGGGGCTCCGGCGCGGCGTCCTTCGCATCAAGGCACTGCCGGACAGGAGGTGTCGAAGCGCGGCACTGGACAACAGGCGTCGGCCAGTGGGTCGCCCTCCGAAGAGGCCTCTACCGGACGGGGGACCGAAGGCAGCGTGTCGCCGAGCGGGCAGGGGGCGTCCGAGCGCGCGGCTCAACGGCCGGGCTATACCCTCCGGATTGGGGCGTGGCCCAGTGGTTCTGGCGGGGGCCGTCCGCATCGGGTATGGCTTGGGCTACGTCCGGAGGCACGGGAAGGCGCGGATGCACTGGATTTTGCGCAGGCCCCGCCGGTCGGACGGTCGGTGCGGCTGAGCGTTAGGGGAGACGAGAGGGACGCCAGTGGGGCGGGGCGGTGGGCCGGGAGCTTCAAGCCGCCGGTAGAGGGAGGCGTCCCGTCGGCCCAGGGGCGGAGCTGGCCTCTGGTTGTAAGCAACCAGGACGAGGAGGCCGCGCAGACGGTTCAGCTCCGAGTGAAGGCCCAAGGCCACTTGCCGGAGGGACAGCGCCGCTACCTGCTGGATCTGGACCGGAAGCGCCGGATGGTGGCTGGCCGAAAGCTAGTGTTGGAGCCAGGGGCGGTGCGGCGTTTGAAGGTGGTGGTCGGGACGGAGGCCTACGCGAGGGACAATAGCGAAGGGATATCGGTGGAGGCGTTCAGCAACGAACTGCGGGGGAACTATCCGAATCCATTTAGGGGAGAGACAACCATCGAGTACGTGTTGGCCGACCCGCAGGAGGTGACGGTTCAGGTGTACAACGTGCTGGGGCAGCGGGTGCGCACGCTGGTCGATGGAAAAAAGAAGGCGGGACGGCACGCGATCCGGTGGGAGGGGAAAAGCCGGTATGGCCATCCGGTCGGGAGCGGGGTGTATTTCTATCGGATCGAGGCGACCGACTTCACCGAGACACGCAAAATGGTGCTGGTCCGGTAAGCACGTTCAGGGCGTGCAGGCGTTCGGGCCGGCACGAGTGGCGTTGCGATCCTGGAGTGCAGCGAGTATCATGAGACGACCTTACCGTGTCTCCCGAACGGACCGGCTGCGGAGGGGCAATGAGGCGCGTTTCGTTCGGGACAGATTGAGTGCCACCACGTCAACTCTCTCAAACCCCATCTTCGATCTCTATGTCCGGAAGCGCCTACGAGACAACCAACAAGTATCTCCAAGATGGCTTTGACACCCTCGGGCTCGATCCGAAGACCGAGCACATGCTGAAGACACCGGCTCGGGAGGTTCGCGTCGAGCTCGTGATCAGGATGGATGACGACTCCGTCGGAAACTTTATTGGCTATCGGGTGCAGCACGACAATGCGCGCGGTCCGTTCAAGGGGGGGCTTCGTTATGCTTCCAGCGTGAACCGAAACGAGGTGCAGTCCCTGGCCAGCCTTATGACCTGGAAGACGGCATTGATTGGGGTGCCGTACGGAGGAGCGAAGGGGGGCATTCAGGTCGATCCGCAGGAACTGAGCACTGGCGAGACTGAACGCCTCACGCGGTGTTTTGTGGAAACGACCCACGAATTTATCGGGCCGACGACGGACATTCCGGCGCCGGATATGAATACGGATGGACAGGTAATGGCGTGGCTCTTTGATGAGTACTCTAATTTCCACGGGTTCGAACCGGCAGTCGTCACGGGAAAACCGGTCGATGTGCATGGCTCGGTTGGGCGCGAGGCGGCCACTGGGCGGGGGTGTATGTTTGCGCTTCGTGAAGTGCTCAACCACGAAGGAAAAAGCATAGAAGGCACAGAGATCGCCATTCAGGGCTTCGGCAACGTGGGAAGCTGGGCCGCGCGACTACTGCACGAGAAGGGGGCCAAGATCACAGCGGTGAGCGACATTACAGGGGGCTACCACGACCCGACGGGGCTCGACATTCCATCTGTTTGGGAGCACGTGGCGGCAGAGGGAACCCTGGAGCGTTTTGACGACGCCCCCTCGATCACGAATGAGGAGCTGATGACTCTCGACTGCGACGTGCTAATGCCGGCGGCGATTGGTGGCGTGCTTACCGAAGAGAACGCCGACGACGTGCAGGCCGATTACGTACTGGAGGCGGCCAACGGCCCAACCACCTATGCGGCCAATCAGATTCTGGAAAATCGGGGCATTACCTGCATTCCTGACATCTTCGCAAACGCAGGTGGAGTGACGGTGAGCTACTTTGAGTGGGCCCAGAACATCCAGCACTTTAGCTGGACCGAGTCGGAGATCAACGAGCAGCTGGAGGAGCGCTTCGTCGATGCACATGCGGCTCTGCGCGACACGATGACGGAGTACGACGTGTCGATGCGGACCGCTGCATTCGTCAACGCCATCGATCAGGTCTGTCACGCCACCGAGATGCGAGGCTTGCAGTAATGAAAGGGAGGATTACGACTGGGCTCTGTGGGCTCGTGCGGATGAGGGGTACGGCCGGTCGTTTTCAACAATCGCGACGGCTTCGATTTCCACCAGCAGTGCCGGCTCGATCAGGCGATTGACTTCTACCATGCTGGTTGCCGGGCGAATGTCCCCAAACACCTCGCCGTGGGCCCTCCCAATCGCGTTCCACTGATCGATATTCACGACGAAGAGTCGGGTGCGCACTACATTTTCAAGTGCTGCCCCAGCTTCTTGAAGGGCCGCGTCGATATTGTTCAGGGCCTGTTTGGTTTGACGGTACGGATCACCGACGCCCACAATATTGCCCTCTTCGTTCGTTGCCGTCGTGCCGGCCACATGCACATGCGATCCGGCGCGTACGGCCCGGGAGTAGCCGACCTGGGCTTCCCACTCGGTGTCACTGGAGATACGTTGGTGCTTCATGATGGGAGACAGTTGTGCTGGAAACGAGCGGAGGGGACCTACACCTGGACGCTGTGCCGGAGTTCGTCGAGCCGGTCCAGGGCCATCTGAATGTCTCGGGCGGCTGTGCGTGGATTAATCGGACAGAGGCGGAGCACCGGACGCCCGTTGAGTGTCGTTTTCGTGAGGAAGATCTGGTCTTCCTCATTAATCGCTGGGGCCAGCCGGCGGTTGAGGGCATCAATTCGAGATTTGTCCCACCCGTCCGGTGCGCACCGAAACGTCACGACGCCCATCTGCGCGGGCGTGACCACCCTCCATTCGGACTGATTGCGGAGAAGTCGTTCGGCCTGCTCGGCCCGTTCGAATCCTTGCTCTACCGCTGCTGCAACGTGTTCACGGCCAAAGACTTTGAGGGTCATCCACAGCTTGAGGGCACGAAAGCTGCGGGTCAGTTGGATGCCGTACGCCGAGAAGTTTACCTCCTCGTCGGCGCCCATCGCATCTTCGAGGTATTCGCCTTCGAGCCGAAAGGCACGGCGCAGGTGAGTCGTGTCCCGTACCAGCACCCCGCCAATCTCGAAGGGTTGAAAGAGCCACTTGTGAGGATCAAGAGTGATCGAGTCCGCGCGATCGAGACCGTTGAGGCGATCCGTCCCGCGCTCGCAGATGGCGGTAGGCGCCCCATACGCCCCGTCCACGTGCAGCCAGAGGTCCTCCGCTTCGGCCCGCTCGGCCAGGGCCGGCAGCGGATCCACGGCGCCCGTGTTGGTGGTCCCTGCGTTGGCGATCACACAGAAAGGGCGGCGGCCGTCGGCGCGGTCGGTCGCAATAGCCTCCGTTAGGGCCTCCACGTCGAGGCGAAACTGGTCGTCGGAGGGGAGGCGGCGCAGTTGCTGAGGCTGAAATCCAAGAAGGCGGAACGCCCGGTCTACCGACGTGTGCGTTTGGTCGGAGCAGTACGCCACCGCATCGTCCAGTACGTCGTCTAGTTGGGCGTGGCGGGCAGCGGCAAGGGCCGTCACGTTTGCCATGGATCCGCCGCTGGTGAACAGCCCGCCTGCGTCGTCCGGTAGGCCGCACATCGACCGGAGCCAGTCGATGGTTATCAGCTCCACCTGAGCCGCCGCAGCCCCCGAGATCCAAGTCCCGGAGAAGATGTTGAAGCCCGATGCTAGGGCATCGGCCATTGTCCCGATGAAGTTGTTTGGGCCCGGCACGAAGCCGAAGAAGCGTGCGTGATCGATTCGTCTCGTGTTGGGCAGGATGTCCTCCTCCACCTGATCGAGCACGGCGTGCGGATCCGCGCCTGTTTCTGGAAGGTCCTCCCGAAGCGCCTCCTCCAGCGCCGCCCGAGAAGGGGAGCGGCCTGTGTTTTCGTCTGTTTCCGCAAAATGATCAACCAGGAGGTCGACGATGCGATAGCCCAGCGACCGCATCTGCTCGCGTGAGAGCTGAAGGCCGTCTCGATCCATGAGTGGAAATGTTTTTGGGAAAAACAGGCGGGCCTGAAACGTACCTGTTTTCCCCAACGGGATCAAGAGGCGTTAGTCCAGCGCGTCCCAGAGTCCGTGCAGATAGCTGGCCCCGAGGGCCCGGTCGTGGAGGCCGTAGCCGGGGCGTCCCGTTTCTCCCCAGATCATGCGGCCGTGGTCGGGGCGGAGCGGCCCGTCGAAGCCAATATCTTTGAGGGCACGCAGAACGGCATGAAAGTCGACGTCGCCTTCCGGATGCGCCGTTTCGTGGAATTGCTTCGGTCCCGTGACCGCCACGTTGCGGGCGTGGACGAAGTGGATACGGTCGTTCAGTCGACGGACGATGGTTGGGAGGTCCTGCGAGGGATCCGCTCCGAGGGAGCCCGTGCAGAGGGTCACGCCGTTTGCGGGGCTGTCCACGAGCTCCGTAAGTCGCTGAAGGGCGTCCCCGCTCGTGACGATGCGGGGCAGGCCGAAGAGGGACCAGGGGGGATCGTCCGGGTGGATGGCGAGCGGGACGCCCACACGCTCGGCCACCGGCACCACCCGCTCCAAGAAGTAGGCAAGGTTCACCCACAAGTCCTCGGCCGACACATCGTCGTAGGCGTCCATGAGGGCCCGCAGGTCGGCGGGGTCGTAGGCGGTGGCCCAGCCGGGCAGGCCCGACAGCTCGTCGATGTCGTCGAGTTGCTGGAGCGTGTTGTGATCGTAGCTGAGTGTGGTGGAGCCGTCGGGGAGTGGCGTGTCGGTTGAGGTGCGCGTCCAGTCCACCACCGGCATAAAGTTGTAGCAGACCACGTCGGCCCCGACCGCGGCCACGTGTTCGAGCGACTGACGGAAGGCATCGATGTGGCGGTCGCGTCCCGACCGTCCCAGTTTGATGTCTTCGTGGACGGGGATGCTCTCGATCACAGACAGCTGAAGGTTGGCTGCTTCCACCTGGTCGCGGAGCTGTTTGAGCCGGTCGAGCGGCCACGCGGTGCCCACCGGCACGTCGTAGAGCGCACTGACGATGTTCGTCATGCCAGGGATCTGGCGGATCTTCGTCAGCGACACCGGGTCGTCGGGGCCGTACCAGCGGAACGAGAGGTGCATCGGCAAAGGGAAGGGGCGAGGAGAAGGAACGGGAGGGGAAGGGTCGGCCCACTACCCGCGGACCTCGTCAATGGTGCGGCGGAGGGTGCGGGCATTTTCGGTGAGCTGATCGAAATCTCCCTCGGCAATCGCGTCGTCGTCGAGCAGGGCGCTGCCGATGCCCACCATCGACGCGCCGGCGTTTAGCCATCGATCCACATCCGTGAGGCCTACGCCGCCGGTCGGCATCAGCGTGAGGTGCGGCATCGGGGCTTTGAGGGCACTGACGAACCCTGGCCCGACGGAACTTGCCGGAAAGACCTTCACCACGTCCGCGCCGAGCTCATGGGCACGCTGCACCTCGGTAGGGGTAAACGCGCCGGGAATCGCGGGCACGTCGTAGCGGTGGCACGTCTCAATCATCTCGGCCTTGAGCACCGGACTCACCACGTACTGCGCCCCCGCGCTGATGGCTCGTCGGGCCGTGGGGCCGTCGAGGACGGAGCCTACGCCGATGAGGACGTCCTCATCGGCCGCGTAGGCCGAGGTCGCCTCCTCGATAACGCGCAAGGCGTTCGGCGTCGTCATGGTAATCTCGATGGCTGGAATGCCCCCCGCCCGAATGGCGTCGATGACTCGCATGAGCTTCTGCGCGTCCGCCATGCGGATAATGGCCACGGCGCCCGTATTGCCGAGGGTGTGCACGAGGTCATGTCGGGTCATGGGAGGGTCGGTACAGTTGAGGTCAGTGGGGCCAGATGATTCGTTGCACAGGAGCGTCGCGTACCCCGACGGCTGCCGGTGGACCGTTGTCGATTATCGGAGGGCATCCGGATTCCTGGAAGCCGGACGTCACTCTGTCCCCAGGTTGTAGGTGTCACGCACCAGGCCGATCGCGAGGTCCTCCATGATGTCGTGGGCCTCATCCAATTCGATTTGATGACGGGCGACGAGCGTGGCCACGTAATTGGCGTCGAGGCGGCGGGCGAGGTCGTGCCGGGCGGGGATGGAGAGGAACGCACGGGTATCGTCGTTGAATCCGGCGGTGTTGTAGAAGCCGGCCGTTTCCGTAATTTGGCGACGATAGCGCTTCATGCCCTCGATGCTGTCGAAGAACCACCAGGGGGGACCGATCCGCATCGCCGGGTAATGGCCGGCCAGGGGCGCCAGCTCGCGTCCGTACGACGTCTCGTCGAGGGTAAAGACGACCAGGGAGAAGTCTGGATTGGTGCCGTACGCATTGAGCAGGGCCTTCAGGTTGCGTGTGTATTCGGTGCGCACCGGAATATCGCCCCCGACGTCGGCGCCGAAGCGCTGATACAAGGCCTCGTTGTGGTTGCGGTACGAGCCCGGATGGATCTGCATCACGAGGCCGTCATCCACGCTCATGCGCGCCATTTCCATGAGCATGTGGGCCTCGAACTGGGCCTGGTCGTCCTCGGTGGCCTCTCCCGCCAGCGCCCGCTGGAAGATGCGCTCGGCCGCCCCGTCGGACAGGCGCTCTGTGTGAGGGTTGTAGACGCCGTGGTCCGTGGAGGTGGCCCCCATTTCTTTGAAGTAGGCGCGCCGGTCTTCGAGGGCCTGCACAAACGCCTCATACGAGTCGATGGTCGTGTCGGCGGCGTCGGCGAGGCGATGGAGTTCCTTCTTCCACCCGTCCGCCGCAATCTGGAGGGCGGCGTCGGGGCGGAAGCAGGGCACCACGCGCCCGTCCCAGTCCGACGCACGGAGCGCCTGGTGGTGCTCCAGGGAATCGGACGCGGCGTCCGTGGTCGTGAGAACGTCGATGTCGAACTGGTCGAAGAGCGCCCGCGGGCGAAACTCGGGTTGCTGCAGCTTGGACTGAATCTGGTCGTAGATGTCCATTGCCGTGTCGCCATCCAGCCGTTGACGCACGTCGAAGACGGTGTAGAGCTCGTAGTCGAGCCAGGCGCGGGTCGGGGTGCCGCGGAAGAGGTAGTAGTGTTCGCCAAACGTCTGCCAGATGGTGCGGGGGTTGTCTTCCACCGGCGTGCCGTCCACTGTCGGAATGCCCAGATCCTCCAGCCGAAGGCCCTGCGAGTACAGCATCCGAAAAATGTAGTGGTCCGGCGTGAAGATGAGGGAGGTCGGTTCCGGGAACGGCTCGTTTTCGGCCAGGAGCGCCGGCGGCACGTGGCCATGCGGACACACGAGGGGCAGATCGCGCACCTCGCTGTACAGCATCCGCGCGATGCGGCGAATGGCGGGGTTCGGATCGAAGAAGCGGTCGTCGTGGAGGGTGAGACGAGCCATTGCGGAGGGGGTTGAGCAGAGAGCGGCGAATCCGCGGGCGAGGGACTGTGGCGACCGGACGCCGGGAGGTTAGAAGCCGAAGAGCGACGGGAGCCAGAGACTGATCCAAGGGGCGTAGGTCACGAGGAGTAGCGACACCACCATGGCCGCATACAGGGGAAGCATGGGCCGAATCATTCGGGAGATGGAGGTATTGCCCACGGCGGCGCCCACGAACAGGACGGTCCCGACCGGTGGCGTGCAGAGCCCCACGCACAGGTTGAGCACCAGAATCATCCCGAAGTGGACGGGATCGATGCCGAGGTTGGTGGCGATCGGCAGGAAGAGCGGGGTGAAGATGAGCACCGCAGGCGTCATGTCCATGAACGTCCCCACCACCAGCAGGATGAGGTTCATCAGGAGCAGGATCAGAATCTTGCTCTCGGTGAGGCCCAGGATGCCTTCAGAGATGAGTTGGGGAATATTTTCGAAGGACATCATCCACGAGAGGGCGATCGAGGTCGCGATCAGCAGCATCACGATCGCCGTCG is part of the Salinibacter sp. 10B genome and encodes:
- a CDS encoding aminotransferase class I/II-fold pyridoxal phosphate-dependent enzyme; protein product: MDRDGLQLSREQMRSLGYRIVDLLVDHFAETDENTGRSPSRAALEEALREDLPETGADPHAVLDQVEEDILPNTRRIDHARFFGFVPGPNNFIGTMADALASGFNIFSGTWISGAAAAQVELITIDWLRSMCGLPDDAGGLFTSGGSMANVTALAAARHAQLDDVLDDAVAYCSDQTHTSVDRAFRLLGFQPQQLRRLPSDDQFRLDVEALTEAIATDRADGRRPFCVIANAGTTNTGAVDPLPALAERAEAEDLWLHVDGAYGAPTAICERGTDRLNGLDRADSITLDPHKWLFQPFEIGGVLVRDTTHLRRAFRLEGEYLEDAMGADEEVNFSAYGIQLTRSFRALKLWMTLKVFGREHVAAAVEQGFERAEQAERLLRNQSEWRVVTPAQMGVVTFRCAPDGWDKSRIDALNRRLAPAINEEDQIFLTKTTLNGRPVLRLCPINPRTAARDIQMALDRLDELRHSVQV
- the uxuA gene encoding mannonate dehydratase; protein product: MHLSFRWYGPDDPVSLTKIRQIPGMTNIVSALYDVPVGTAWPLDRLKQLRDQVEAANLQLSVIESIPVHEDIKLGRSGRDRHIDAFRQSLEHVAAVGADVVCYNFMPVVDWTRTSTDTPLPDGSTTLSYDHNTLQQLDDIDELSGLPGWATAYDPADLRALMDAYDDVSAEDLWVNLAYFLERVVPVAERVGVPLAIHPDDPPWSLFGLPRIVTSGDALQRLTELVDSPANGVTLCTGSLGADPSQDLPTIVRRLNDRIHFVHARNVAVTGPKQFHETAHPEGDVDFHAVLRALKDIGFDGPLRPDHGRMIWGETGRPGYGLHDRALGASYLHGLWDALD
- the eda gene encoding bifunctional 4-hydroxy-2-oxoglutarate aldolase/2-dehydro-3-deoxy-phosphogluconate aldolase — translated: MTRHDLVHTLGNTGAVAIIRMADAQKLMRVIDAIRAGGIPAIEITMTTPNALRVIEEATSAYAADEDVLIGVGSVLDGPTARRAISAGAQYVVSPVLKAEMIETCHRYDVPAIPGAFTPTEVQRAHELGADVVKVFPASSVGPGFVSALKAPMPHLTLMPTGGVGLTDVDRWLNAGASMVGIGSALLDDDAIAEGDFDQLTENARTLRRTIDEVRG
- the uxaC gene encoding glucuronate isomerase, whose amino-acid sequence is MARLTLHDDRFFDPNPAIRRIARMLYSEVRDLPLVCPHGHVPPALLAENEPFPEPTSLIFTPDHYIFRMLYSQGLRLEDLGIPTVDGTPVEDNPRTIWQTFGEHYYLFRGTPTRAWLDYELYTVFDVRQRLDGDTAMDIYDQIQSKLQQPEFRPRALFDQFDIDVLTTTDAASDSLEHHQALRASDWDGRVVPCFRPDAALQIAADGWKKELHRLADAADTTIDSYEAFVQALEDRRAYFKEMGATSTDHGVYNPHTERLSDGAAERIFQRALAGEATEDDQAQFEAHMLMEMARMSVDDGLVMQIHPGSYRNHNEALYQRFGADVGGDIPVRTEYTRNLKALLNAYGTNPDFSLVVFTLDETSYGRELAPLAGHYPAMRIGPPWWFFDSIEGMKRYRRQITETAGFYNTAGFNDDTRAFLSIPARHDLARRLDANYVATLVARHQIELDEAHDIMEDLAIGLVRDTYNLGTE